The following proteins are co-located in the Streptococcus anginosus genome:
- a CDS encoding glucosamine-6-phosphate deaminase, producing the protein MRIIQVENQVDGGRVAFELLKEKLAKGAKTLGLATGSSPLSFYEQIVESDLDLSGLTSVNLDEYIGLSGENPQSYRYFMQEHLFDKKPFKESFLPNGVAENAEAEIKRYNHVLAENPVDLQILGIGTNGHIGFNEPGTSFDSTVHVVDLEKSTIEANARFFDQIEDVPTQAYSMGIQNILNAKSIILFAYGASKAKAIAGTVEGPITEELPGSVLQKHEDVVIIADKEALSILKK; encoded by the coding sequence ATGAGAATTATTCAAGTGGAAAATCAAGTAGACGGTGGTAGAGTAGCCTTTGAATTATTAAAAGAAAAATTAGCGAAAGGAGCTAAAACGTTAGGATTAGCGACAGGTAGCAGTCCTTTGAGTTTTTACGAGCAAATTGTTGAAAGTGACCTTGATTTGTCAGGCTTAACCAGTGTGAATCTAGACGAGTACATCGGGCTAAGTGGAGAAAATCCTCAGTCATATCGCTATTTCATGCAGGAGCATTTATTTGATAAAAAGCCATTTAAGGAAAGCTTCTTGCCAAATGGTGTTGCAGAAAATGCGGAAGCAGAAATCAAACGCTACAATCATGTTCTGGCAGAGAATCCTGTTGATTTGCAAATTTTAGGAATTGGCACTAATGGTCATATTGGGTTTAATGAACCAGGGACGAGCTTTGATAGTACTGTTCATGTAGTGGATTTGGAGAAATCAACCATTGAAGCCAATGCTCGTTTCTTTGACCAGATAGAAGATGTGCCAACTCAAGCTTACTCAATGGGCATTCAAAATATTCTCAATGCAAAATCCATTATTTTATTTGCTTATGGTGCTTCAAAAGCAAAAGCGATTGCAGGAACCGTGGAAGGACCGATTACAGAAGAACTACCAGGAAGCGTCCTTCAAAAACATGAAGATGTTGTCATTATCGCAGATAAAGAAGCTTTAAGCATTTTGAAAAAATAA
- the queA gene encoding tRNA preQ1(34) S-adenosylmethionine ribosyltransferase-isomerase QueA: MNTADFDFHLPEELIAQTPLEKRDASRLLVVNHETGQLEDTHFDAIIDQLNPGDALVMNDTRVLPARLHGEKPETGGHVELLLLKNIAGDDWEVLAKPAKRLKVGAAISFGDGRLTATVLEELEHGGRIVRFHYQGIFLEVLESLGEMPLPPYIHEKLKDRERYQTVYAKENGSAAAPTAGLHFTKELLTQIEAKGVKLVYLTLHVGLGTFRPVSVDNVDEHEMHSEFYTLSEEAADTLRQVKASGKRVIAVGTTSIRTLETIGSKFNGEIKADSGWTNIFIKPGYDWKIVDAFSTNFHLPKSTLVMLVSAFAGRELVLSAYQHAIDEKYRFFSFGDAMFIK; the protein is encoded by the coding sequence ATGAATACTGCTGATTTTGACTTTCATTTACCAGAAGAGTTAATCGCACAAACACCTTTAGAAAAGCGAGATGCTTCCCGCCTTTTAGTCGTCAATCACGAAACTGGTCAACTGGAAGATACTCACTTTGACGCTATTATCGACCAATTAAATCCCGGAGACGCTTTGGTTATGAATGATACGCGCGTCTTGCCAGCACGCCTTCATGGTGAAAAGCCTGAAACAGGCGGACATGTTGAATTACTACTGTTGAAAAACATCGCAGGAGATGATTGGGAAGTGCTAGCGAAACCAGCCAAGCGCTTAAAAGTCGGAGCAGCTATATCTTTTGGTGACGGGCGCTTAACAGCAACTGTCTTAGAAGAATTAGAACACGGTGGACGAATTGTACGTTTCCATTACCAAGGGATTTTCTTGGAAGTGCTTGAAAGTCTGGGCGAAATGCCCTTGCCGCCTTATATTCATGAAAAATTAAAAGACCGTGAACGCTATCAGACTGTTTATGCTAAAGAAAATGGCTCAGCGGCTGCTCCTACTGCCGGGCTTCATTTTACCAAAGAGCTGCTGACTCAGATTGAAGCTAAAGGTGTGAAATTAGTCTATCTGACGCTTCATGTTGGTCTAGGAACCTTCCGTCCTGTCTCTGTAGATAATGTGGACGAACATGAGATGCATTCAGAATTCTATACACTGTCTGAAGAAGCAGCTGACACGCTTCGACAGGTCAAAGCCAGCGGGAAACGTGTTATAGCGGTCGGAACAACTTCTATCCGTACACTAGAGACAATCGGTTCAAAATTTAATGGGGAAATCAAAGCAGACTCCGGTTGGACCAACATCTTTATTAAACCTGGCTACGATTGGAAAATCGTAGATGCTTTTTCTACCAATTTCCACCTTCCAAAGTCCACTCTCGTCATGCTCGTTTCAGCCTTTGCAGGTCGAGAATTAGTGCTCTCTGCTTATCAGCATGCCATTGATGAAAAATACCGCTTTTTCAGCTTTGGAGATGCTATGTTTATAAAATAA
- a CDS encoding arginine repressor — MNKIESRHRLIRSLVLEKKIHTQQELQDLLSANGVTVTQSTLSRDIKALNLVKVHEADISYYIINSMAPSRWEKRLRLYMEDALIMLRPVQHQVVMKTLPGLAQSFGSILDALEFSEIVATVCGDDVCLIICEDNQKAQDCFNKLKQFAPPFFFSKE; from the coding sequence ATGAATAAAATTGAAAGCCGTCATCGACTCATTCGCTCGCTTGTCCTAGAGAAAAAAATTCACACACAACAAGAATTACAAGATTTGCTTTCAGCAAATGGCGTTACAGTGACGCAATCCACACTTTCTCGAGACATTAAAGCTTTGAACTTAGTAAAAGTACACGAAGCAGATATTTCTTATTATATTATCAATAGCATGGCACCTTCACGCTGGGAAAAACGCCTGCGTCTCTATATGGAAGATGCCTTGATTATGTTGCGTCCTGTTCAACATCAAGTTGTCATGAAAACTCTTCCTGGATTGGCACAATCATTCGGCTCTATCTTAGATGCTCTAGAATTTTCCGAAATTGTCGCAACGGTCTGCGGTGATGATGTCTGCTTGATTATCTGCGAGGACAATCAAAAAGCACAAGACTGTTTTAACAAATTAAAACAATTTGCACCCCCGTTCTTCTTTAGTAAAGAATAA